One part of the Sardina pilchardus chromosome 5, fSarPil1.1, whole genome shotgun sequence genome encodes these proteins:
- the sdhda gene encoding succinate dehydrogenase [ubiquinone] cytochrome b small subunit A, mitochondrial, giving the protein MASFVRLSSICHRGVKPLFTRSSFLPRELLACRALREKDSMQVQVHASSHSAASAKAASMHWTGERLLSVVLLGMVPAAYLYPGPAVDYTVAAALTLHGHWGIGQVLTDYVHGETKIKLANAGLYTLSMVTFAGLCYFNYKDVGICKAIAMLWSI; this is encoded by the exons ATGGCGAGTTTCGTCAGGCTAAGTTCTATCTGTCATCGAGGTGTAAAAC CTTTATTTACGAGGAGCAGTTTCTTACCTCGTGAATTGCTTGCATGTCGGGCGTTACGTGAGAAGGATTCCATGCAAGTTCAAGTCCATGCATCATCACATTCAG CTGCGAGCGCCAAGGCAGCTTCCATGCACTGGACCGGTGAGCGGTTGCTGAGTGTGGTTCTGCTGGGTATGGTACCTGCTGCCTACCTGTACCCAGGTCCAGCAGTGGACTATACCGTGGCTGCAGCGCTCACTCTTCATGGCCACTG GGGGATTGGCCAAGTCCTAACAGACTATGTTCATGGTGAGACAAAAATCAAGCTTGCGAATGCTGGTTTATACACTTTATCCATGGTCACCTTTGCTGGGCTGTGCTACTTCAACTACAAAGATGTGGGGATCTGTAAAGCTATTGCCATGCTCTGGAGCATCTAG
- the timm8b gene encoding LOW QUALITY PROTEIN: mitochondrial import inner membrane translocase subunit Tim8 B (The sequence of the model RefSeq protein was modified relative to this genomic sequence to represent the inferred CDS: deleted 2 bases in 1 codon; substituted 1 base at 1 genomic stop codon), whose translation MADFSSDYGLSSAGGSETAQSAELQRMIAIEQQKAQFQAQMSAGTSVWTNQVQSXIRAQTCLESCVERFIDTTLTITNRFSQMVQKGGHM comes from the exons ATGGCAGATTTTAGCTCTGATTACGGTTTATCATCTGCCGGTGGCTCAGAAACGGCACAAAGTGCTGAGCTTCAGCGAATGATAGCTATAGAACAGCAGAAAGCACAATTTCAAGCCCA GATGTCTGCTGGGACAAGTGTATGGACAAACCAAGTTCAAAGCTAGATTCGCGCACAG ACCTGCCTTGAGAGCTGTGTGGAGCGTTTCATCGATACTACGCTCACCATAACGAATCGCTTCTCGCAAATGGTACAGAAGGGTGGACATATGTGA